In Myxococcus stipitatus, the following are encoded in one genomic region:
- the atpB gene encoding F0F1 ATP synthase subunit A, with product MSAEVFTEQILVWLGPVPLTRTMVSSAATSLILVLVLAPVGRAVARAPSGRLAAAGRLMHGFLTDLVTQAVGRPSPGLERFAGSLFLFIAGAALLGQLPGVVPPTANLAATSSLAALVFLAVPIAGVRARGPLGYVKHYFQPNPLLFPLHLVSELSRTLALALRLFGNMMSGHLIVALIVALVGLIVPVPLMALDLLIGLLQAYIFTILASVYIGAAIRVGEED from the coding sequence ATGAGCGCGGAGGTCTTCACCGAACAGATACTCGTCTGGCTTGGCCCCGTGCCCCTCACGCGCACGATGGTGAGCAGCGCGGCCACCAGCCTGATTCTCGTGTTGGTGCTCGCGCCGGTGGGGAGGGCGGTCGCGCGGGCTCCCTCCGGGCGTCTGGCCGCCGCCGGACGGCTCATGCATGGGTTTCTCACGGACCTGGTGACGCAGGCGGTGGGCCGCCCCTCGCCGGGGCTCGAGCGCTTCGCGGGAAGCCTCTTCCTGTTCATCGCCGGGGCGGCCCTCCTGGGGCAATTGCCGGGGGTCGTGCCGCCGACCGCGAACCTGGCCGCGACGAGCTCGCTCGCCGCGCTGGTGTTCCTGGCGGTCCCCATCGCCGGCGTCCGTGCGCGCGGTCCGCTGGGCTATGTGAAGCACTACTTCCAGCCGAACCCGCTCCTCTTTCCGCTTCACCTCGTCAGCGAGCTGTCGCGGACGCTCGCACTCGCGCTGCGCCTCTTCGGAAACATGATGAGCGGCCACCTCATCGTGGCGCTCATCGTCGCGCTGGTGGGCCTCATCGTGCCCGTGCCGCTCATGGCGCTGGACCTGCTCATCGGCCTGCTCCAGGCCTACATCTTCACCATTCTAGCGAGCGTCTACATCGGCGCGGCAATCCGTGTCGGGGAGGAGGACTGA
- the atpE gene encoding ATP synthase F0 subunit C gives MSEHTILALVSIVTAGLTMALGAIGAALGESRIGAASMDALARQPDEAGVITRNQFVALAMVESTAIFCLVIALVLLFANPLLPAR, from the coding sequence ATGAGTGAGCACACCATCCTGGCGCTGGTGTCCATCGTCACGGCGGGGCTGACGATGGCGCTCGGGGCCATCGGCGCGGCGCTCGGGGAGAGCCGCATTGGCGCCGCGAGCATGGACGCGCTCGCCCGTCAGCCCGATGAGGCGGGCGTCATCACACGCAACCAGTTCGTGGCGCTGGCGATGGTGGAGTCGACCGCCATCTTCTGTCTCGTCATCGCGCTGGTCCTTCTCTTCGCGAACCCCTTGCTGCCCGCGAGGTGA
- a CDS encoding F0F1 ATP synthase subunit alpha encodes MPDDGLLQRIAEASDLELRRAAALRGAVVEVGDGVARAVGLSTCGADELVMLDSGALGMAYELSPTHTGIVLLQGAQGVRAGEGVDALGRLPSLPVGHALLGRVVDPLGRPLDDHPPPSGKRRPVFRSAPALTERAPVVKPLLTGVMVIDAAIPIGRGQRQLIVGDHNVGKTALALDIISAQVQARVPCVYVAIGQPSSRVQGVREQLERCGALGGTVVIASAAGDPPGLQYLAPYAGATAAEHFRDGGEDALVVFDDLTKHADAYRELALLLGRPPGREAFPGDIFYIHAQLLERATAMSESMGGGSLTAFPVVETTESDITAYIPTNLISITDGQLYLDTALFARNQLPAVDVGRSVSRVGGAAQPALLRAEARNLRISLSRFEALEALTRVGLEVDPVTQEAVTRGHILRALLRQPRFTQRTEVDQVIALTAVAEGWLDGVPPEAAAAKVWSVAESLPARAPGLREEMVKPGGSEGEWKRRLRALFQSPVEASR; translated from the coding sequence ATGCCTGACGACGGACTCCTTCAGCGCATCGCGGAGGCCTCCGACCTGGAGTTGCGGAGGGCCGCCGCGCTTCGCGGAGCGGTCGTGGAGGTGGGCGATGGCGTGGCAAGGGCGGTGGGCCTCTCCACGTGTGGTGCCGACGAACTCGTGATGCTCGACTCGGGCGCGCTGGGCATGGCGTATGAGCTTTCGCCCACGCACACGGGCATCGTCCTCTTGCAAGGGGCGCAAGGCGTCCGCGCGGGGGAAGGGGTTGACGCGCTGGGGCGGCTTCCGTCGTTGCCTGTGGGGCATGCGTTGCTCGGCCGGGTGGTGGACCCGCTGGGACGGCCGCTCGATGACCACCCCCCTCCATCCGGGAAGCGGCGCCCCGTCTTCCGGAGCGCTCCGGCGCTCACGGAGCGCGCGCCCGTGGTCAAGCCCCTGCTCACGGGGGTGATGGTGATAGACGCGGCCATTCCCATCGGACGAGGGCAACGTCAGCTCATCGTGGGCGACCACAACGTCGGCAAGACGGCCCTGGCACTGGACATCATCTCCGCCCAGGTTCAAGCCCGGGTCCCTTGTGTCTATGTCGCCATCGGTCAGCCGAGCTCCAGGGTTCAGGGCGTCCGCGAGCAGCTCGAGCGGTGCGGGGCCCTCGGCGGCACGGTGGTGATTGCGTCGGCCGCGGGCGACCCGCCGGGGCTCCAGTATCTCGCGCCCTATGCGGGGGCCACCGCCGCCGAGCACTTTCGCGATGGGGGAGAGGACGCGCTGGTCGTCTTCGATGACCTGACCAAGCACGCCGATGCCTACCGGGAGCTGGCGCTCTTGTTGGGGCGCCCCCCTGGCAGGGAGGCCTTCCCGGGCGACATCTTCTACATCCACGCCCAGCTGCTCGAGCGAGCGACGGCGATGTCGGAGTCCATGGGCGGCGGCTCGCTGACCGCCTTTCCGGTGGTCGAGACCACGGAGAGCGACATCACCGCGTACATCCCGACGAACCTCATCTCGATAACGGACGGGCAGCTCTATCTGGACACCGCCCTCTTCGCGAGGAACCAGTTGCCGGCGGTTGATGTCGGGCGAAGTGTTTCGCGAGTGGGAGGCGCGGCGCAGCCCGCCTTGCTTCGAGCGGAGGCTCGGAACCTGCGCATCTCCCTGTCTCGGTTCGAGGCGCTCGAAGCGCTCACCCGCGTGGGGCTCGAGGTGGACCCGGTGACACAAGAGGCGGTGACCCGGGGACACATCTTGAGGGCGCTTCTGCGCCAGCCTCGCTTCACCCAAAGGACAGAGGTGGACCAGGTCATCGCGCTCACGGCCGTGGCGGAAGGTTGGTTGGACGGGGTGCCGCCCGAGGCAGCGGCCGCCAAGGTGTGGTCCGTGGCGGAGAGCCTCCCCGCGCGAGCTCCCGGCCTCCGCGAGGAGATGGTCAAGCCCGGCGGCTCCGAGGGGGAATGGAAGCGCCGCCTGCGGGCACTCTTTCAATCCCCAGTGGAGGCGAGCCGATGA
- a CDS encoding F0F1 ATP synthase subunit gamma — MKSRGEQRGRLRSLEALGEAVGAMKSLSAHHLREARLAVEMARVYRSGVEHLLEGVGAAFATGAGGAGLLIIGAELGLCGSYNAQVVAEALARRATLQEGPTLCVGHRAAVLLERKGVRVLRTYPTPTSVSGITGLLLRLAEDVLGCYAKDRLSSFDIVSSRFSGVGSVSPMSVRLLPFEARSADARRRIRYVPPEAFSFAAIREFLYITLYDLLLDALASEYGARLVATQSAEKWLDERTRVLRQQLAAARREASTQEVLEIAAGVRARREGRGA; from the coding sequence ATGAAGAGCCGCGGGGAGCAGCGCGGAAGGCTCCGGTCGCTCGAGGCCCTGGGCGAGGCGGTGGGGGCGATGAAGAGTCTCTCCGCGCATCACCTGAGGGAAGCCCGCCTGGCTGTCGAGATGGCCCGCGTCTACCGGAGCGGAGTCGAGCACCTGTTGGAGGGCGTGGGGGCGGCGTTCGCCACGGGAGCGGGCGGCGCGGGGCTGCTCATCATCGGGGCCGAGCTGGGGCTCTGCGGAAGCTACAACGCCCAGGTCGTCGCCGAAGCCCTGGCTCGCCGTGCGACGCTTCAGGAGGGGCCCACGCTCTGTGTCGGGCATCGCGCCGCGGTGCTGCTGGAGCGCAAGGGCGTGAGGGTGCTTCGCACCTACCCGACGCCGACCAGCGTGTCGGGCATCACGGGGCTGTTGCTGCGTCTGGCGGAAGACGTGCTCGGCTGCTATGCGAAAGACCGGCTTTCGAGCTTCGACATCGTCTCGAGCCGATTCTCGGGTGTGGGGAGTGTGAGCCCGATGAGCGTGCGCCTGCTCCCCTTCGAGGCGCGGAGCGCGGACGCGCGGCGGCGGATTCGGTACGTCCCCCCCGAGGCGTTCTCCTTCGCGGCGATTCGAGAGTTCCTCTACATCACGCTGTATGACCTGTTGCTTGACGCGCTCGCCTCGGAATACGGGGCGCGTCTGGTCGCAACGCAGTCGGCGGAGAAGTGGCTGGACGAGCGCACGCGTGTCTTGCGTCAGCAACTCGCGGCGGCTCGCCGGGAGGCCAGCACCCAGGAGGTGCTGGAGATCGCCGCGGGAGTCAGGGCACGCCGCGAGGGCAGGGGGGCTTGA
- a CDS encoding RNA polymerase sigma factor has protein sequence MKDHRNASVKRFTVAYSAGVAHEGFEEFAQRVRPMLVALAKRLCGQGGIDPEDLAQEALVRALVHHGNLSVQPEPVYRAWLCRALTNHFLDQCRKRRTELLEQERRDIRLVREDVASPDAHSGEMWERITDADLVKAISRLPNPRVREAFELHAKGMRYRAIAQQMGVPEGTVGSWLFQARKELRELLMPLTDGGGAA, from the coding sequence ATGAAGGACCATCGCAATGCCTCGGTGAAGCGATTCACCGTGGCCTACAGTGCCGGCGTGGCACACGAAGGCTTCGAGGAGTTTGCCCAGCGCGTCAGGCCCATGCTCGTGGCCCTGGCGAAGCGTCTGTGTGGCCAGGGTGGTATCGACCCCGAGGACCTGGCGCAGGAAGCGCTTGTCCGGGCGCTCGTCCACCACGGCAACCTGTCCGTGCAGCCAGAGCCCGTGTACCGGGCCTGGCTGTGCCGGGCGTTGACCAATCACTTCCTGGACCAGTGCCGCAAGAGGAGGACAGAGCTGTTGGAGCAGGAGCGCCGGGACATCCGGCTGGTGCGCGAGGACGTGGCATCTCCCGATGCCCACTCCGGAGAGATGTGGGAGCGCATCACCGACGCGGACCTGGTGAAGGCTATTTCCCGGCTGCCGAACCCTCGTGTCCGCGAGGCGTTCGAGCTGCACGCCAAGGGCATGCGGTACCGGGCCATCGCCCAGCAGATGGGTGTACCCGAAGGGACCGTGGGCAGTTGGTTGTTCCAGGCGCGCAAGGAGCTGCGTGAGCTGCTCATGCCGCTGACCGATGGGGGAGGGGCGGCATGA
- a CDS encoding CHAT domain-containing protein, with protein sequence MSPPCNKLYLFLDGELPPVDEENFRHHLARCAMCASGLHEAMQLELLGFQAMHSEEELPVEEELPRFEERVARPRPTLRGRLRARVPAWMRRGGGWAAGAAGMAAALVVLVLTVNVAGSTPPEVWLAHPAHRSLEARVAYARADGYRRYVPMRAGPEASLVTTPLPLRELAELEERGDLHGIAAAYLVRKDLRQASDFLRRTPASLDRDSDLALVALEQGHREEALELLETVLRKSPDHPQALWNRALVLREMGLTLQAAEAFEEVAALGEPGWSEEARIRALALRSETMRRSRDFHDARAAALNLATLDGARLPLEDARRFPGVVRLLFYDAVRAAPTREAALRLLPLAEVLDDVQGDSTLRDTVNQVAHADFQRRGPLASDYARLLRGELPAPEAFLETLRRSGEDDLYLGALVARDMVERHLDDFERIARAGGDAWLTLLAERELSVREEHAGQWWKAEQRLRAALASCSGRGLAYRCATLRRRLADLFVRLHRPADALEEARDGWRLTRELGEWNLEQQFLQEMAQIARYRQSAASARAYLRESLARIPDDCEQRTYAHRNLAMVAWADFRPDEARQELEQATRCGRPLGMSGAWVLSYLARHGAQVRDEDLLRLTLDELRRGSRTPGERALLTFLEGQFMLERDRASGRALLHGAIDAAEKLPLDVDARKARTFAYAVLMSDAGQAGAQEQVLDLMGQALRVPVPRRCVLAMAVDHERTVAAVRDAQGMLAGAYEEGRSAPLHGTADGLVPPRLVTALRGCEHVDVLALPPVHGLPGLLPVEQAWSYRVGRTRMLPEARRQGGHHLVVTGVEAPSSLGLETLLPLESPRVPDPLRVELRGSSATPSRVLREMEDAREIEIHTHGIFSPELADASLVVLAPEEDGRYALAASQVREQTLRGAPLVLLAACGAARAAPFLHESVSLPVAFIEAGARTVLASTGDIPDTAGRFFESVRERIRAGTPPARALRDERLAWLAREPSAPWPSQVLLFE encoded by the coding sequence ATGAGCCCTCCATGTAATAAATTGTACCTGTTCCTGGATGGCGAATTGCCTCCAGTCGACGAAGAGAACTTCCGCCATCACCTGGCCCGCTGCGCGATGTGCGCCTCGGGGCTGCACGAGGCGATGCAGTTGGAGCTCCTGGGCTTCCAGGCGATGCACTCGGAGGAGGAGCTCCCCGTCGAGGAGGAACTCCCGAGGTTCGAGGAGCGGGTGGCTCGGCCCAGGCCCACCTTGCGTGGACGCCTGCGGGCGCGGGTGCCCGCGTGGATGAGGCGTGGCGGCGGGTGGGCCGCGGGCGCGGCGGGAATGGCCGCGGCGCTCGTCGTGCTGGTGTTGACCGTGAATGTGGCCGGGAGCACGCCGCCGGAGGTGTGGCTGGCCCATCCCGCGCATCGTTCGCTGGAGGCGCGGGTGGCCTATGCGCGCGCGGATGGGTACCGGCGCTACGTGCCCATGCGGGCGGGCCCCGAAGCCTCCCTGGTCACCACGCCGCTGCCGCTGCGCGAGCTGGCGGAGCTGGAGGAGCGGGGGGACCTGCACGGCATCGCCGCGGCGTACCTGGTGCGCAAGGACTTGCGGCAGGCGTCGGACTTCCTCCGGCGCACGCCCGCGTCGTTGGACCGGGACAGCGACCTGGCCCTCGTCGCGTTGGAGCAGGGGCACCGCGAGGAGGCGCTGGAGCTGCTGGAGACAGTGCTGCGCAAGTCCCCGGACCATCCTCAGGCGCTGTGGAACCGGGCGCTGGTGTTGAGGGAGATGGGGCTGACGCTCCAGGCGGCGGAGGCATTCGAGGAGGTGGCCGCGCTGGGTGAGCCGGGCTGGAGCGAGGAGGCACGGATTCGCGCCCTGGCCTTGCGCAGCGAGACGATGCGGCGCTCGCGAGATTTCCACGACGCCCGGGCGGCGGCGCTGAACCTGGCCACGTTGGATGGGGCGCGGCTTCCATTAGAGGACGCCCGGCGCTTCCCGGGCGTGGTCCGTCTGCTCTTCTATGACGCGGTGAGGGCGGCGCCCACGCGCGAGGCCGCTCTTCGCCTGTTGCCGCTCGCGGAGGTCCTGGACGACGTGCAGGGGGATTCCACCTTGCGCGACACGGTGAACCAGGTAGCCCATGCGGACTTCCAGCGACGGGGCCCGCTGGCGAGCGACTATGCCCGGCTCCTGCGCGGCGAGCTCCCCGCGCCCGAGGCGTTCCTCGAGACGCTGCGGCGCTCCGGGGAGGACGACCTGTACCTGGGGGCGCTCGTGGCGCGCGACATGGTGGAGCGCCACCTGGACGACTTCGAGCGCATCGCCCGGGCGGGAGGCGACGCGTGGCTGACGCTCCTGGCCGAGCGTGAGCTGTCCGTGCGCGAAGAGCACGCGGGGCAGTGGTGGAAGGCCGAGCAGCGGCTGCGCGCGGCGCTGGCTTCCTGCTCCGGGCGGGGGCTGGCGTACCGCTGCGCGACGCTCCGGCGGAGGCTCGCGGACCTCTTCGTGCGGCTGCACCGCCCCGCCGACGCTTTGGAGGAGGCGCGCGACGGGTGGCGGCTGACGCGCGAGCTGGGGGAGTGGAACCTGGAGCAGCAGTTCCTCCAGGAGATGGCGCAGATTGCCCGCTACCGGCAGAGCGCGGCCAGCGCCCGGGCGTACCTTCGCGAGTCGTTGGCGCGCATCCCGGATGACTGCGAGCAGCGCACGTACGCGCATCGCAACCTGGCCATGGTCGCGTGGGCGGACTTCCGTCCGGACGAGGCCCGGCAGGAACTGGAGCAGGCCACGCGGTGCGGGCGGCCGTTGGGGATGTCGGGGGCGTGGGTGCTCTCGTATCTGGCCCGCCATGGCGCGCAGGTCCGCGACGAGGACCTGCTGCGGCTCACGCTGGATGAGCTACGGCGGGGCTCGCGGACTCCCGGCGAACGGGCGCTGCTGACCTTCCTGGAAGGTCAGTTCATGTTGGAGCGGGACCGCGCATCGGGCCGGGCCCTGCTTCATGGCGCCATCGACGCGGCTGAGAAGCTCCCGCTGGACGTGGACGCGCGCAAGGCGCGCACCTTCGCTTACGCCGTGCTGATGAGCGACGCGGGCCAGGCGGGCGCGCAGGAACAGGTGCTCGATTTGATGGGCCAGGCCTTGCGGGTGCCCGTGCCGCGCCGCTGTGTGCTGGCCATGGCCGTGGACCATGAGCGCACCGTGGCCGCCGTGCGTGACGCGCAGGGGATGCTGGCGGGTGCGTACGAAGAGGGGCGGAGCGCTCCCCTTCATGGCACCGCGGACGGGCTCGTTCCTCCCCGGCTGGTGACGGCGCTGCGGGGATGTGAGCACGTGGATGTGCTGGCCCTGCCGCCCGTGCACGGCCTGCCGGGGCTGCTCCCCGTGGAGCAGGCGTGGAGCTACCGCGTGGGGCGGACGAGGATGCTTCCGGAGGCGCGGCGCCAGGGCGGCCATCACCTGGTCGTGACGGGCGTGGAAGCGCCTTCGTCGCTGGGCCTGGAGACGCTCCTGCCCCTGGAGTCCCCACGTGTCCCGGACCCGCTTCGCGTGGAGCTGCGGGGCTCATCGGCCACGCCTTCGCGGGTGCTGCGGGAGATGGAGGACGCCCGCGAGATTGAAATCCACACCCACGGCATCTTCAGCCCGGAGCTGGCGGATGCCTCGCTCGTGGTGCTCGCGCCGGAGGAGGACGGGCGCTATGCGCTCGCGGCCTCGCAGGTGCGGGAGCAGACGCTGCGCGGAGCCCCCCTGGTGCTGCTCGCCGCTTGTGGAGCGGCCCGCGCCGCGCCGTTCCTCCATGAGTCGGTGAGCCTGCCGGTGGCCTTCATCGAGGCGGGGGCGCGCACCGTGCTCGCCTCCACGGGGGACATCCCCGACACCGCGGGGCGCTTCTTCGAATCCGTGCGTGAGCGCATCCGCGCCGGGACGCCTCCTGCCCGGGCCTTGCGTGACGAGCGCCTGGCGTGGCTGGCTCGCGAGCCCTCCGCGCCGTGGCCCTCCCAGGTCCTCCTCTTCGAGTGA
- a CDS encoding M24 family metallopeptidase, with amino-acid sequence MFRLKWAVVPLVLFSACSHSRKEGAGAESSRLLPLSQQLVLRQTWLEKRHGMLLEMMRRHGVGMWIIVNEEFHDDPLTQYVAPPLPYAGNRDIFVFVDAGPEGLRRLALTGYGEEALQRFFEVPAEGKSPSEVLAELDARHQPQRIALGIDGKRGVTRSLTRDGYRFVRDALGAAAEARFVSAEPLIEEYLDTRIPEEWEHYRGMVVLTDGIVKEAFSSAVVVPGKTTVGDVRRWLYDKVGSLGLSTWFQPDLRVQRQGGLATKSRGFLAAAKEDVVIERGDLIHVDFGISYLGLHTDFQKMAYVLREGETDAPAGLKNALSHTNVLQDVLMLKASRPGRSSAEVFEETMKEMAARGIQADVYSHPLGNQGHALGASIDFRSAKFKEAPKPLREGSYIAIELNTTTQVPEWGGQKVAVMEEDPAYLTAEGWKFFVPRQEAFYLIR; translated from the coding sequence ATGTTCCGGTTGAAGTGGGCGGTGGTACCGCTCGTGTTGTTCTCGGCTTGTTCGCACTCTCGCAAGGAGGGAGCCGGCGCCGAGTCGTCCCGCTTGTTGCCCTTGTCCCAGCAGCTCGTGCTCCGGCAGACGTGGCTCGAGAAGCGCCACGGCATGCTGCTGGAGATGATGCGGCGGCATGGCGTGGGCATGTGGATCATCGTCAACGAGGAGTTCCATGATGATCCGCTCACGCAGTACGTGGCCCCGCCGCTCCCGTATGCGGGGAATCGGGACATCTTCGTCTTCGTGGATGCGGGGCCGGAGGGCCTGCGGCGCCTGGCGTTGACGGGCTACGGGGAGGAGGCGCTCCAGCGCTTCTTCGAGGTCCCCGCCGAAGGCAAGTCTCCATCGGAAGTTCTCGCGGAGCTGGACGCGCGTCATCAGCCCCAGCGCATCGCCCTGGGCATCGATGGCAAGCGGGGGGTGACTCGCAGCCTGACGCGGGACGGATATCGCTTCGTGCGGGATGCGCTGGGCGCCGCCGCGGAGGCGCGGTTCGTGAGCGCGGAGCCCCTCATCGAGGAGTACCTGGACACGCGAATCCCCGAGGAGTGGGAGCACTACCGGGGCATGGTGGTGCTCACGGATGGGATTGTGAAGGAGGCCTTCTCCTCGGCGGTGGTGGTGCCGGGGAAGACGACGGTGGGCGACGTGCGCCGCTGGCTCTACGACAAGGTGGGCTCGCTGGGCCTGAGCACCTGGTTCCAGCCGGACCTGCGCGTGCAGCGACAGGGGGGACTGGCGACAAAGTCACGAGGGTTCTTGGCCGCGGCGAAGGAGGACGTGGTCATCGAGCGAGGTGACCTGATCCACGTGGACTTCGGCATCAGCTATCTGGGGTTGCACACGGACTTCCAGAAGATGGCCTATGTGCTGCGCGAGGGAGAGACGGATGCACCCGCGGGGCTGAAGAACGCGCTCTCCCATACGAACGTGCTCCAGGACGTGCTGATGTTGAAGGCCTCCAGGCCGGGCCGCTCGTCGGCGGAGGTGTTCGAGGAGACCATGAAGGAGATGGCCGCGAGGGGCATCCAGGCGGACGTGTACAGCCATCCCCTGGGGAACCAGGGCCACGCGCTGGGCGCGTCCATCGACTTCCGGTCGGCGAAGTTCAAGGAGGCGCCGAAGCCACTGCGCGAGGGCTCGTACATCGCCATCGAGCTCAACACGACCACGCAGGTGCCCGAGTGGGGTGGGCAGAAGGTGGCGGTGATGGAGGAGGACCCGGCCTATCTCACCGCGGAGGGCTGGAAGTTCTTCGTGCCCCGGCAGGAGGCCTTCTACCTCATCCGGTAG
- the rtcR gene encoding RNA repair transcriptional activator RtcR has translation MAKNKAKQTVVLGMLGTTLDTGQGPQRWSKWRPTVALCQQEDLVVHRLELLHPPGATGLASTLVGDIRQVSPETTVRATPMAIRNPWDLEETYGALFDYVRAYPFNPEEEDYLVHITTGTHIAQICMFLLVESRLIPGRLVQLSPEKRDGSSAGTHTLIDLDLSRYDTLAARFRQEQREGLSFLKSGIDTHNAAFNRLIERIEQVATNSRAPLLITGPTGAGKSQLARRIYTLKKTRGAVSGPFVDLNCATLRGDGAMSALFGHVKGSFTGALQDRPGLLRQAHGGVLFLDEIGELGADEQAMLLRALEDKRFLPVGSDKEVESDFQLIAGTNRDLRDEVDRGRFREDLLARINLWTFQLPALRERPEDIAPNLLYELDRASEAMGTRITLNKEAQERFLRFATSPDARWAGNFRDLNAAVLRMATLAPGGRITRDVVDEELERLRAQWRTGSTRPGPLRATGSADRVAEVMGAELAQELDRFDRVQLADVLGVCQGVRSLSEAGRVLFAQSRARKASVNDADRLKKYLARFGLTWADVSGHGTTATE, from the coding sequence ATGGCGAAGAACAAGGCGAAGCAGACAGTGGTCCTGGGAATGCTCGGGACGACGCTCGACACGGGCCAGGGGCCGCAGCGTTGGTCGAAGTGGCGGCCGACGGTGGCGCTGTGCCAGCAGGAGGACCTCGTCGTGCACCGGCTGGAGCTCCTGCACCCGCCCGGAGCGACGGGGCTCGCCTCGACGCTGGTCGGCGACATCCGGCAGGTCTCCCCGGAGACGACCGTGCGCGCCACACCCATGGCCATCCGCAACCCGTGGGACCTGGAGGAGACCTATGGCGCGCTGTTCGACTACGTACGCGCGTACCCCTTCAACCCGGAGGAGGAGGACTATCTCGTCCACATCACCACGGGCACGCACATCGCCCAGATTTGCATGTTCCTGCTGGTGGAGAGCCGGCTCATCCCCGGCCGGCTGGTGCAGTTGTCCCCCGAGAAGCGGGACGGCTCGAGTGCGGGAACACACACGCTCATCGACCTGGACCTGTCTCGCTACGACACGCTGGCCGCGCGCTTCCGCCAGGAACAGCGCGAGGGCCTGTCCTTCCTCAAGTCCGGCATCGACACCCACAACGCCGCCTTCAACCGTCTCATCGAGCGCATCGAACAGGTGGCGACGAACTCGCGCGCGCCGCTGCTCATCACCGGCCCCACGGGAGCGGGCAAGTCCCAGCTGGCCCGTCGCATCTACACGCTGAAGAAGACCCGCGGCGCCGTGAGCGGGCCCTTCGTGGACCTCAACTGCGCCACCTTGCGCGGTGACGGAGCCATGTCCGCGCTCTTCGGACACGTGAAGGGCTCCTTCACCGGCGCGCTCCAGGACCGGCCCGGCTTGCTGAGACAAGCCCACGGCGGCGTGCTGTTCCTCGACGAGATTGGCGAGCTGGGCGCGGACGAGCAGGCCATGCTGCTTCGAGCCCTGGAGGACAAGCGCTTTCTTCCCGTGGGCTCGGACAAGGAAGTGGAGAGCGACTTCCAGCTCATCGCCGGAACCAACCGCGACCTGCGGGATGAAGTCGACCGAGGCCGCTTCCGCGAGGACCTGCTCGCACGCATCAACCTGTGGACCTTCCAGTTGCCCGCCCTGCGCGAGCGTCCGGAGGACATCGCCCCCAACCTCCTCTATGAACTGGACCGGGCGTCGGAGGCGATGGGCACTCGCATCACGTTGAACAAGGAGGCCCAGGAGCGCTTCCTGCGCTTCGCCACCTCGCCCGACGCTCGCTGGGCGGGCAACTTCCGCGACCTCAACGCCGCCGTGTTGCGCATGGCCACCCTCGCGCCCGGTGGACGCATCACCCGCGACGTGGTGGACGAGGAGCTGGAGCGGCTGCGCGCGCAGTGGCGAACCGGAAGCACCCGCCCCGGCCCGCTGCGCGCCACCGGCTCCGCGGACAGGGTCGCCGAGGTGATGGGCGCAGAGCTGGCTCAAGAGCTGGACCGGTTCGACCGCGTGCAGCTCGCGGATGTCCTGGGGGTCTGCCAGGGCGTGCGCTCGCTGTCGGAGGCCGGACGTGTGCTGTTCGCCCAATCCCGCGCGAGAAAGGCGAGCGTCAACGACGCGGACCGCCTCAAGAAATACCTGGCACGCTTTGGCCTCACCTGGGCCGACGTGTCCGGCCATGGGACGACCGCGACGGAGTGA